One Lagopus muta isolate bLagMut1 chromosome 10, bLagMut1 primary, whole genome shotgun sequence DNA segment encodes these proteins:
- the LOC125698032 gene encoding C2 calcium-dependent domain-containing protein 4C-like — MWFLDKIRPPQGSRNLPCASFLGLPPGQHLLEKARLGAAAFPNVLTPDRIPEFCIPPRLSTAAPAQGPGSRQHHGSEDARLSSSDHSSGYSLPHFIQVESAEEFPALEEEGTNSDPQSQAALSLPHFPRAPTSYGFCTLLESPHTRRKESIFHGDTCGALPSLTLPRSRANTFGGKGNTSNPIAISFTSVRLPPRHLHRQGACDSDTASSSDSSPFSSPLLSRSPPRSCSLIKARSQEGLLCRALKAKNKSGMSRNNSLSTEESSSTDNSPSAIRRASEGLLAARSCSVSCSPLFPLDFAQGRQRLVGESTVVMDKGGMLRLSAEYCSENERLRIRLISAEGLYDDSVEPKNINCCITLSLVPGKTQKQRSTVIKRSRNPIFNEDFFFDGIAEEELLSHSVRMKATNKGCSMKRDYTLGEQELSLMKYLKTLCHLVLFSCQCALTL, encoded by the exons ATGTGGTTCTTGGACAAGATCAGACCGCCGCAGGGCAGCAGGAACCTCCCGTGTGCCTCCTTCCTGGGCTTGCCACCCGGCcaacatctgctggaaaaagcccgcctgggggctgctgctttccccaACGTGCTCACCCCGGACAGAATCCCGGAGTTCTGCATCCCCCCCCGGCTGAGCACCGCTGCTCCTGCTCAGGGTCCTGGCTCCCGCCAGCACCACGGTTCAGAGGATGCACGTCTCAGTTCCTCTGACCACAGCTCCGGTTATTCTTTGCCGCACTTCATCCAGGTGGAAAGTGCTGAAGAGTTCCCAGCGCTGGAGGAAGAAGGCACCAACTCAGACCCGCAGTCCCAGGCCGCGCTCTCCCTGCCTCACTTCCCCAGAGCTCCCACTTCCTACGGCTTCTGCACCTTGCTGGAGAGTCCCCACACCAGGAGAAAGGAATCGATCTTCCACGGTGACACGTGCGGGGCTCTGCCCAGCCTGACGCTGCCTCGATCCAGAGCTAACACGTTCGGTGGCAAAGGGAACACGTCCAATCCCATTGCTATCAGCTTCACTTCGGTAAGGCTGCCTCCCAGGCACCTGCACAGGCAGGGTGCTTGTGACAGTGACACTGCCTCCTCCAGCGACTCCTCTCCTTTCAGCTCCCCGCTTCTCAGCAGATCGCCTCCCAGATCTTGCTCCTTGATCAAGGCACGAAGTCAGGAAGGATTGCTCTGCCGAGCACTGAAGGCCAAGAACAAATCTGGCATGTCCAGGAATAATTCTCTGTCTACAGAAGAGAGCAGCTCCACTGATAACAGCCCCAGTGCCATCAGGCGGGCCTCGGAGGGGCTGCTCGCTGCACGGAGCTGCAGTGTGTCTTGTTCTCCCCTCTTTCCCCTGGACTTTGCCCAAGGCCGGCAGAGACTGGTGGGAGAGAGCACCGTAGTCATGGACAAGGGGGGCATGTTGAGACTGTCAGCTGAATActgctcagaaaatgaaaggctgAGGATCCGTCTGATCAGTGCAGAGGGTTTATATGATGACTCTGTAGAGCCCAAAAACATAAACTGCTGCATTACCCTCTCCCTGGTGCCagggaaaacacagaaacagagaagcaCTGTTataaagagaagcaggaatCCCATCTTCAACGAGGACTTCTTTTTTGATGGCATTGCAGAAGAAGAACTGCTCAGCCACTCTGTGAGGATGAAAGCAACAAACAAAGGGTGCAGCATGAAACGGGACTACACCTTAGGAGAACAGGAATTGTCTTTAATGA aatACTTGAAAACACTGTGTCATTTGGTATTGTTTTCATGCCAGTGTGCCTTAACGCTTTGA